From one Effusibacillus pohliae DSM 22757 genomic stretch:
- a CDS encoding alpha/beta fold hydrolase, whose product MNHTLLFLLPGWGMPSAVWQPLLPALENWFQPVCADWRDIHDVAGFDRYVASLLADHAGDRFSIMGWSLGSLAALRAAALFQERVKHLVLFGATSRFVRDDRGEQQLGWPKRMVERMKRQLLENREQTLDAFYHSMFSGEEIRRGLDRRLIGQLQETNRAFSTDQLAAGLDYLMQADAADSLPEIRSAVLLIHGEADPICPVDGSRRIASRVSGPVRVEILPDTGHVPFYTQPERCLSAIREMVKYGDCENR is encoded by the coding sequence ATGAACCACACGCTGCTGTTTCTGCTGCCCGGTTGGGGAATGCCGTCTGCCGTTTGGCAGCCCCTGCTACCCGCTTTGGAAAACTGGTTCCAGCCGGTTTGTGCCGATTGGCGCGATATCCATGATGTCGCAGGATTTGACCGGTATGTGGCGTCGCTGTTGGCAGACCATGCAGGTGACCGCTTTTCGATCATGGGGTGGTCGCTGGGGAGCTTGGCGGCACTGCGGGCCGCGGCACTTTTTCAGGAGCGGGTGAAGCATTTGGTTTTGTTTGGTGCGACCAGCCGGTTTGTCCGTGATGATCGGGGGGAGCAGCAGCTCGGTTGGCCGAAACGGATGGTGGAACGGATGAAACGCCAACTGCTGGAGAACCGGGAACAAACGCTGGATGCATTCTACCATTCGATGTTTTCCGGAGAGGAAATCCGGCGGGGACTTGACCGCCGCCTGATCGGACAACTGCAGGAAACGAATCGTGCGTTTTCCACCGACCAGTTGGCGGCCGGACTGGATTACCTGATGCAGGCAGATGCTGCAGACTCGCTGCCGGAAATTCGCAGTGCGGTATTGCTGATCCACGGCGAGGCGGATCCAATCTGTCCGGTCGATGGTTCCCGCCGCATCGCCAGCCGGGTGAGCGGCCCGGTTCGCGTCGAGATCTTGCCAGACACGGGGCACGTTCCTTTTTACACGCAACCGGAACGGTGTCTTTCAGCCATACGGGAGATGGTGAAATATGGAGACTGCGAAAATCGATAA
- the bioF gene encoding 8-amino-7-oxononanoate synthase has translation MENQLKQKFLSELEQLRQIAQNRGLAVIEEAEQPWLQIGGKRLLNLASNNYLGLAGHERLKKAACAAIETHGCGATASRLIVGNHLVYRRAEESLVKWKGSEAGLIFNSGYTANIGIISSLAGRDAIIFSDRLNHASIIDGIRLSRSECQRYRHNDLDHLESLLKKTTPSKPKLIVSDTVFSMDGDVADLAGLVTLKERYGALLIVDEAHASGVFGPYGEGYVHHLGLQDRVDVQMGTFSKALGCFGAYVAGDRWLIDYLINKARSFIFTTGLPPAVLASAAEAIELVQEDWQRRQALQENSRFFREELARLGFDLCNSSTQIVPIVIGPNEKTLLFSQKLQQLGVAAIAVRPPTVPDNQARIRFTLMATHRRQDLAEAVEKIALVGRELGVIR, from the coding sequence ATGGAGAACCAACTCAAACAAAAGTTTCTGTCGGAACTGGAACAGTTGCGGCAAATCGCCCAAAATAGGGGGCTGGCGGTGATCGAAGAAGCGGAGCAGCCGTGGTTGCAGATCGGCGGCAAACGCCTGCTGAACCTCGCCTCCAACAACTATTTGGGACTGGCCGGACACGAACGCCTGAAAAAAGCTGCCTGTGCGGCAATCGAAACACACGGGTGCGGCGCGACGGCGTCACGGCTGATCGTCGGCAACCATCTCGTTTACCGCCGGGCGGAGGAATCGCTTGTGAAGTGGAAAGGGAGCGAGGCCGGGCTGATTTTCAACAGCGGATATACGGCGAATATCGGCATCATTTCCAGCCTGGCGGGACGGGATGCAATCATCTTCAGCGACCGTTTGAACCATGCCAGCATCATCGACGGGATCCGGCTCAGCCGCTCCGAGTGTCAACGCTACCGGCACAACGATCTCGATCATCTGGAATCGCTGTTGAAAAAAACTACTCCATCCAAACCGAAGCTGATCGTCAGCGACACGGTGTTCAGCATGGATGGGGATGTGGCTGATCTTGCGGGTTTGGTCACATTGAAGGAACGGTACGGCGCCCTGTTGATCGTGGATGAAGCGCACGCCAGCGGCGTGTTCGGACCGTACGGAGAGGGGTATGTGCACCACCTGGGATTGCAGGATCGGGTGGATGTGCAAATGGGAACGTTCAGCAAAGCGCTGGGATGCTTTGGCGCGTATGTGGCAGGTGACCGCTGGTTGATCGATTACCTGATCAACAAAGCCCGCAGCTTCATCTTCACCACCGGATTGCCGCCGGCCGTTTTGGCTTCCGCGGCTGAGGCGATCGAACTGGTGCAGGAGGACTGGCAGCGCAGGCAGGCCTTGCAGGAGAACAGCCGATTTTTCCGGGAAGAACTCGCGCGGTTGGGCTTCGATCTGTGCAACAGCAGCACGCAGATCGTCCCGATCGTCATCGGCCCCAACGAGAAAACGCTGTTGTTCAGCCAAAAGCTGCAGCAGTTGGGAGTTGCGGCGATCGCGGTGAGACCGCCGACCGTTCCGGACAATCAGGCCCGCATCCGGTTCACGCTGATGGCTACTCACCGGCGTCAAGATTTGGCTGAAGCGGTCGAAAAAATCGCCCTGGTGGGCAGAGAACTGGGAGTGATTCGATGA
- the bioA gene encoding adenosylmethionine--8-amino-7-oxononanoate transaminase, with product MGIPYETLADKNKRYLWHPFTQMKEYVADDPVIIESGQGRKLRDVNGNEYWDGVSSIWLNVHGHRVPELDRAIQEQLGKIAHSTLLGMANVPAILLAEQLVRISPPGLNKVFYSDSGAEAVEIAVKMAFQYWQHKGRPEKKMFVTMREAYHGDTIGAVSVGAIDLYHKAFSPLLFPAYRAPYPYEYRSPHGKRCAEACLEETEALLREKAHEIAALIVEPVVQGASGIIVMPDGYMRKIRELCDRYEVLLIADEVAVGFGRTGRMFACEHDGITPDLMAVAKGITGGYLPLAATLATDQVYEAFLGEYAEKKTFFHGHSYTGNQLGCAVALANLQLMQDTRLVEEVARKAERVAERLAKLYERKHVGDIRQKGLMVGIELVKDKATKEEFPWEERIGVRVCRRCRELGMLLRPLGNVIVFMPPLASTDEELDGMLDILEQAILDVTEGGIA from the coding sequence ATGGGGATTCCATATGAAACGTTGGCGGACAAAAACAAACGGTATCTGTGGCATCCGTTCACGCAGATGAAAGAGTACGTGGCGGATGATCCGGTGATCATCGAGAGCGGGCAAGGCAGAAAACTGCGCGATGTGAACGGCAACGAGTATTGGGACGGCGTTTCTTCCATCTGGCTGAACGTGCATGGTCACCGGGTGCCGGAGCTGGACCGGGCGATTCAGGAGCAATTGGGCAAAATCGCTCACTCCACCCTCTTGGGGATGGCGAATGTGCCGGCGATTTTGCTGGCGGAACAGCTTGTCAGGATCAGCCCGCCGGGATTGAACAAAGTGTTTTACTCCGACTCCGGAGCGGAAGCGGTCGAGATCGCCGTCAAGATGGCGTTTCAGTACTGGCAGCATAAGGGCCGGCCGGAGAAAAAAATGTTTGTGACGATGCGGGAAGCGTACCACGGGGACACGATCGGTGCCGTGTCGGTGGGAGCGATCGATTTGTACCACAAAGCGTTTTCCCCGCTGTTGTTCCCTGCGTACCGTGCTCCATACCCCTACGAATATCGGAGTCCGCACGGCAAGCGGTGTGCGGAAGCCTGCCTGGAAGAAACGGAAGCGCTATTGCGGGAGAAAGCGCATGAGATTGCGGCGCTGATTGTGGAACCGGTCGTGCAGGGGGCAAGCGGAATCATCGTCATGCCCGACGGGTATATGAGGAAAATCCGGGAACTGTGCGACCGGTATGAGGTGCTGTTGATCGCCGACGAGGTGGCGGTCGGGTTCGGGCGCACGGGCAGAATGTTCGCGTGTGAACATGATGGGATCACGCCTGATCTGATGGCGGTTGCCAAAGGGATCACCGGCGGCTACCTGCCGCTGGCGGCGACGCTCGCCACCGATCAGGTGTACGAGGCGTTTCTGGGAGAGTATGCGGAGAAAAAAACGTTTTTCCATGGCCATTCGTACACCGGCAACCAATTGGGGTGCGCGGTTGCTCTGGCCAATCTGCAGCTGATGCAGGACACCAGGCTGGTTGAGGAAGTGGCGCGGAAAGCGGAGCGGGTGGCAGAGAGGCTGGCCAAGCTGTATGAGCGGAAGCATGTCGGCGATATCCGGCAAAAAGGGCTGATGGTCGGCATCGAGCTGGTGAAAGACAAAGCGACGAAAGAAGAGTTTCCGTGGGAAGAGCGGATCGGGGTTCGCGTCTGTCGGCGCTGCCGGGAACTGGGCATGCTCTTGCGGCCGCTGGGTAACGTGATCGTGTTTATGCCGCCGCTCGCGTCGACCGATGAGGAACTGGATGGAATGCTGGACATTCTCGAACAGGCGATACTCGATGTGACGGAGGGCGGAATCGCATGA
- the bioD gene encoding dethiobiotin synthase has protein sequence MNGLLVTGTDTGIGKTIVAGGLAGALRERGIDAGVCKPLQSGHLTVDPEGDAARLQALAGVDDPLDLICPYSFEEPLAPLVAMRRAGVSLTLREIEAAYRTIADRHSFVIVEGAGGLAVPYAENSLVADVAVRLRLPLLLVARPNLGTVNHTILTVEYARQRGIEVIGVILSGLGSGPIGVAEETNPGLIEEWARVPVLGTVPWLGERFEASAVRRTIAECVQLETIMSRFQLKAI, from the coding sequence ATGAACGGGTTGCTTGTGACAGGAACCGATACCGGGATTGGCAAAACGATTGTAGCGGGAGGATTGGCTGGCGCACTGCGGGAACGGGGCATCGATGCGGGCGTGTGCAAGCCGTTGCAGAGCGGTCACCTGACGGTCGATCCGGAAGGCGATGCAGCGAGGTTGCAAGCGCTTGCCGGTGTGGACGATCCGCTGGACCTGATTTGCCCTTATTCGTTCGAGGAACCGCTGGCCCCGCTGGTGGCGATGCGCCGGGCGGGGGTGTCCTTGACGCTGCGGGAGATCGAAGCGGCGTATCGAACAATCGCCGACCGCCACTCGTTTGTGATCGTCGAAGGTGCCGGCGGGCTGGCCGTCCCGTATGCGGAAAATTCGCTCGTGGCAGATGTGGCGGTACGGTTGCGGCTGCCGCTTCTACTCGTTGCCCGCCCGAATCTCGGCACCGTGAACCATACGATTTTGACAGTGGAATATGCCCGGCAGCGGGGGATCGAGGTAATCGGCGTCATCCTGTCGGGGCTCGGCAGCGGTCCGATCGGGGTGGCGGAGGAAACCAATCCGGGCTTGATCGAGGAGTGGGCGCGCGTGCCGGTGCTGGGAACGGTGCCGTGGCTGGGGGAGCGGTTTGAGGCTTCTGCAGTGCGGCGGACGATTGCGGAATGCGTGCAGCTTGAGACAATCATGTCCCGGTTCCAGTTGAAAGCCATATAG
- the bioB gene encoding biotin synthase BioB — MTQGIAQKIDWQALADRVLRGEPVTKREALAIVQADDDEVLEILQAAFRIRNHYYGKKVKLNMIINAKSGLCPEDCGYCSQSIVSEAPIDKYAWLTKEKILEGAQEAINRKAGTYCIVASGRRPTDKEIDHVVAAVKEIRATTSLKICCCLGFLNEEHARKLAEAGVHRYNHNLNTSAANYKNITSTHTYEDRVDTVQTVKESGISPCSGAIFGMGETDEEAVEIAFALRELDADSIPCNFLNPIDGTPLAGRRELNPRKCLKLLAMMRFVNPSKEIRIAGGREVNLRHLQPLGLYAANSIFVGDYLTTAGQEPVADWQMIEDLGFEIEECAL; from the coding sequence ATGACACAGGGAATCGCACAAAAAATCGACTGGCAGGCGCTGGCGGATCGGGTGCTGCGGGGGGAGCCGGTGACGAAACGGGAGGCGCTCGCGATCGTCCAGGCGGACGATGATGAGGTGTTGGAGATTCTGCAGGCGGCGTTTCGAATCCGGAACCATTATTACGGAAAAAAAGTGAAACTGAACATGATCATCAACGCCAAAAGCGGTCTCTGCCCGGAAGATTGCGGCTATTGTTCGCAGTCGATCGTATCGGAGGCACCGATCGACAAATACGCCTGGCTGACGAAGGAAAAAATTCTGGAAGGCGCGCAGGAAGCGATTAACCGCAAGGCGGGCACCTACTGCATTGTCGCGTCCGGCAGGCGGCCCACCGACAAAGAAATCGACCATGTGGTGGCAGCGGTGAAAGAGATCCGCGCGACGACCAGCCTGAAAATCTGCTGCTGCCTCGGTTTTCTGAACGAGGAGCATGCGCGCAAGCTGGCGGAAGCGGGCGTCCACCGGTACAACCACAACCTCAACACAAGCGCCGCCAATTACAAAAATATTACCTCCACGCACACCTACGAGGACCGCGTGGATACGGTGCAAACGGTGAAAGAGTCGGGAATCTCGCCCTGCTCGGGGGCGATTTTTGGCATGGGCGAAACGGACGAAGAGGCGGTGGAGATCGCGTTTGCCCTGCGTGAGCTGGATGCCGATTCGATTCCCTGCAATTTTCTCAATCCGATTGACGGAACCCCGCTTGCTGGCCGGCGGGAACTGAACCCGCGAAAATGTTTGAAGCTGCTCGCCATGATGCGGTTTGTCAATCCGTCGAAGGAAATCAGGATTGCCGGCGGGCGCGAGGTGAACCTGCGGCATCTGCAGCCGCTCGGCTTGTATGCGGCCAATTCGATTTTTGTCGGCGATTATTTGACGACAGCCGGACAGGAACCGGTGGCGGACTGGCAGATGATCGAAGATCTCGGGTTTGAAATCGAGGAGTGCGCGTTATAA
- a CDS encoding type 1 periplasmic-binding domain-containing protein, whose amino-acid sequence MGAARTILGMVSNLMYTVKIRETAAKLGAIVIFVASNEELAEKIREIHPSLLIFDLTAVKPGWQEIVRAAKAERIPVIAYGPHVDKEALEEAAAAGCDFVYPNSRFTLELPDLLEKALSTA is encoded by the coding sequence ATGGGGGCAGCCAGGACGATTTTGGGAATGGTATCGAATCTGATGTACACGGTGAAAATCCGCGAAACGGCAGCAAAATTGGGAGCGATTGTGATCTTTGTCGCATCGAACGAGGAACTCGCCGAGAAGATCCGGGAGATTCATCCGTCGCTCTTGATCTTTGATCTGACGGCGGTCAAGCCGGGATGGCAAGAGATCGTGCGGGCAGCCAAGGCTGAGAGAATTCCCGTTATCGCGTACGGCCCGCATGTTGACAAGGAGGCGCTCGAGGAGGCGGCGGCGGCAGGGTGTGATTTTGTCTACCCGAACTCCAGGTTTACGCTTGAACTGCCCGATCTACTCGAAAAAGCGCTGTCAACCGCGTAA
- a CDS encoding cupin domain-containing protein has translation MSKAETVFQHAVLDEHSVCKVNNFTGPDLTANTYYFKPGQSLGYRTPLGGDEVFVVLQGQGQFFLNNGQEEAVEVETGSIMYIPAGVKYKITNGHAGDMICTAVQHPPH, from the coding sequence ATGTCCAAGGCGGAGACCGTTTTTCAACATGCGGTGCTTGACGAGCATTCGGTCTGCAAGGTCAACAATTTCACAGGACCGGATTTAACCGCCAACACGTATTATTTCAAACCGGGCCAATCGCTTGGCTACCGGACCCCGCTAGGCGGCGATGAAGTGTTTGTCGTCCTGCAGGGACAAGGCCAGTTCTTTCTCAATAACGGGCAGGAAGAAGCGGTCGAGGTCGAGACCGGCTCGATTATGTACATCCCGGCCGGTGTCAAATACAAGATCACCAACGGACACGCGGGCGACATGATTTGTACGGCCGTTCAACACCCGCCGCACTAA
- a CDS encoding complex I NDUFA9 subunit family protein, producing the protein MRIFLTGGTGYVGQAILQALFAQGHDAVCLVRPGSEQKLSISTPYPGRLTIRHGDVLDPDSIERAMAGCDAAIHLVGIIREFPKRGITFPALHVQATRHVVQAAQRLGVKRYVHMSALGARIGSPSGYSHSKGIAEAIVRDSGLDWTIFRPSVIFGPGDQFVNMLADMIRKTPAVPVIGSGEYRLQPVALQNVAAGFVQALTMPETIGRSYEVGGPSSYSYNQMIDEIAAAIGRKKAKLHMPLALMFPIVRAMERFAFFPVTRAQLTMLLEGNTCDPTAYYETFAIRPIPFSEGIRQYVR; encoded by the coding sequence ATGCGCATCTTTCTCACCGGCGGCACCGGATATGTCGGACAAGCGATCCTGCAAGCGTTGTTTGCGCAAGGTCATGACGCAGTTTGCCTGGTACGGCCCGGTTCCGAACAAAAATTGTCCATCTCCACACCGTACCCTGGCAGGCTCACGATCCGCCACGGCGATGTCCTCGACCCCGATTCGATCGAACGGGCGATGGCAGGCTGCGACGCAGCGATCCATCTGGTCGGCATCATCCGCGAGTTTCCCAAACGGGGGATTACGTTTCCGGCCCTGCACGTACAGGCGACCCGACATGTGGTGCAAGCGGCGCAGCGGCTTGGCGTGAAACGGTATGTGCATATGAGCGCGCTCGGGGCCCGCATCGGTTCCCCGTCCGGCTACTCCCATTCGAAAGGCATTGCCGAAGCGATTGTCCGGGACTCGGGATTGGACTGGACGATTTTTCGCCCCTCCGTCATTTTCGGCCCCGGTGATCAGTTTGTAAACATGCTGGCCGATATGATCCGCAAAACCCCGGCCGTGCCGGTGATCGGCTCGGGGGAATACCGACTGCAGCCGGTCGCGCTGCAAAACGTCGCCGCCGGATTCGTCCAGGCCTTGACCATGCCGGAGACGATCGGCCGCAGCTACGAAGTCGGCGGGCCCTCATCGTACAGCTACAACCAAATGATCGACGAAATCGCAGCAGCCATCGGGCGCAAGAAAGCGAAACTGCATATGCCGCTCGCTCTCATGTTTCCGATCGTACGGGCGATGGAACGATTCGCTTTTTTCCCGGTCACTCGCGCCCAGCTCACCATGCTGCTGGAAGGCAACACATGCGATCCAACCGCCTATTATGAAACGTTTGCAATCCGGCCGATCCCGTTTTCGGAAGGGATTCGGCAGTATGTACGATAA
- a CDS encoding glycosyltransferase family protein: MERILMISYFAPPILSAESILVGKLLPELSRHFQIELVAAGDDVDFRKDETLAERTAAENVEIHRYHNPKPANKIVRRLYQKGASLFNDVNDKWMKQVLLRHKPKGPYKLIYSRSMPGVSHLAAHAFKQKLGVPWVAQFNDPWAHNPYHQYPLARMHQVEERNEAKVIHAADKLIFPTVEIRDLVASYYPGVDVKGKSVIMPHYYVEQLYGQAEGTPSQANGEDSRLTVSYIGDFYGLRSPEPLLQALQIVGEKAPEVAGRIHLRLIGNVDWRLQPLFDKFGPQLSTTIERVGQVPYLKSLAEMKNSDILLLIDAPSDVNLFLPSKLIDYFGARKPILGITAEKGTTGALIRSYGFPVADPREPERIAAELIGMVENLNRYRRLADENDTEMFTARSVADELARLFHQL; this comes from the coding sequence ATGGAACGAATATTGATGATCTCCTATTTTGCGCCGCCGATTCTGTCTGCGGAATCGATTCTGGTCGGCAAGCTGCTCCCCGAATTGAGCCGCCATTTTCAAATCGAGCTGGTGGCGGCCGGGGACGATGTTGATTTTCGCAAGGATGAGACGCTGGCGGAACGGACGGCTGCGGAGAATGTCGAGATTCACCGTTACCACAACCCGAAACCGGCCAACAAGATCGTCCGCCGCCTGTACCAAAAAGGGGCTTCCCTGTTCAACGACGTCAACGACAAGTGGATGAAACAGGTACTGCTGCGCCATAAACCGAAAGGCCCGTACAAGCTGATCTACTCGCGTTCGATGCCGGGAGTCAGCCATCTGGCGGCGCATGCGTTCAAACAAAAATTGGGCGTTCCCTGGGTGGCGCAGTTTAACGACCCGTGGGCGCACAACCCGTACCATCAGTATCCGCTCGCCAGGATGCACCAGGTGGAAGAGCGGAATGAGGCGAAAGTGATCCATGCGGCGGACAAATTGATTTTTCCGACGGTCGAAATCCGCGACCTGGTGGCGTCTTACTACCCCGGCGTGGACGTAAAAGGCAAGTCGGTGATCATGCCGCATTATTACGTCGAACAATTGTATGGGCAGGCGGAAGGGACACCGTCGCAGGCAAACGGGGAGGATTCCCGGCTGACGGTCTCGTACATCGGCGATTTTTACGGGCTGCGATCGCCGGAGCCGCTGTTGCAGGCTCTGCAGATTGTGGGAGAGAAGGCGCCTGAGGTAGCTGGCCGCATTCACCTGCGCCTCATCGGCAACGTGGATTGGCGATTGCAGCCGCTGTTTGACAAGTTCGGTCCGCAGTTAAGCACGACGATCGAACGGGTTGGACAAGTTCCGTACCTGAAAAGCCTCGCGGAGATGAAAAACAGCGACATTTTGCTGCTGATCGACGCGCCGAGCGATGTCAATCTGTTCCTGCCTTCCAAGCTGATTGATTATTTCGGAGCGCGAAAGCCGATTCTGGGAATAACGGCGGAAAAAGGCACGACCGGCGCCCTGATTCGCAGCTACGGATTTCCGGTTGCTGATCCGCGTGAACCAGAGCGGATCGCGGCGGAACTGATTGGTATGGTGGAGAACCTGAACCGCTACCGGCGGCTGGCGGACGAGAACGATACGGAGATGTTCACCGCGCGGTCGGTTGCCGACGAGTTGGCCCGGCTGTTTCATCAATTATAG
- a CDS encoding YktB family protein: MFTGWEQEDFAVFEIEGLGPRMEALKARVRPKFEAIGAALAPDLSAHYGEEFFVHVAKHARRTTNPPNDSWVSFAANPRGYKMMPHFQIGLWATHAFVQFAIIYECVNKREFGEKLARNWPAIKAEIPPHMLWYDDHVKPEPVPHTEMDEKIGDFTRRLMHNKNGELLVGIEIPREEAVAMSGEAFLDKARQTIFELAPLYTLPQK; encoded by the coding sequence ATGTTTACCGGATGGGAGCAAGAGGATTTTGCCGTGTTTGAAATCGAGGGGCTGGGGCCGCGGATGGAAGCGCTGAAGGCGCGGGTCCGGCCGAAGTTTGAAGCGATCGGGGCGGCGCTGGCACCCGATTTGTCGGCCCATTACGGCGAAGAATTTTTTGTCCATGTGGCCAAGCACGCGCGGCGGACCACCAACCCTCCGAACGATTCCTGGGTGAGCTTTGCCGCCAACCCGCGCGGGTACAAGATGATGCCCCATTTTCAGATCGGGTTGTGGGCGACCCACGCTTTTGTGCAGTTTGCGATCATTTACGAATGTGTGAACAAACGGGAATTCGGCGAAAAATTGGCCCGCAACTGGCCGGCGATCAAGGCGGAGATTCCGCCCCATATGCTGTGGTACGACGATCATGTGAAACCGGAACCGGTACCGCACACGGAGATGGACGAAAAAATCGGCGACTTCACCAGGCGGCTGATGCACAACAAAAACGGTGAACTGCTTGTGGGGATCGAAATTCCCCGAGAAGAAGCGGTTGCGATGTCGGGCGAGGCGTTTCTCGACAAAGCCCGCCAGACAATATTTGAGCTGGCCCCGCTCTATACATTGCCGCAAAAATAA
- a CDS encoding HDIG domain-containing metalloprotein: MQFTREDAWRLLNQYTKSPSLIKHALAVETSMRAYAAKFGGDVEKWRIVGLLHDFDYEQYPSPADHPFRGCEILRQMGYPEDVIHAILAHAEYSGAVRESLMDKTLFAVDELSGFVMAVALVRPTKSIFDVDVKAVKKKLKEKAFAKGVSREDVYKGAEELGVDLDEHIQFVIEALQTRADELGLRGVAMEA, translated from the coding sequence ATGCAGTTTACCAGGGAAGATGCATGGAGGCTGTTGAATCAGTACACGAAAAGCCCGAGTTTGATCAAACATGCGCTTGCGGTGGAAACTTCGATGCGCGCGTACGCCGCCAAGTTCGGGGGAGATGTGGAGAAGTGGAGGATCGTCGGGCTGCTGCACGATTTTGATTACGAACAGTATCCGTCGCCGGCAGACCATCCGTTTCGAGGCTGTGAAATTTTGCGGCAAATGGGCTATCCGGAAGATGTGATCCATGCGATTCTGGCCCATGCGGAATATTCGGGTGCGGTTCGTGAATCGCTGATGGACAAGACGCTGTTTGCGGTCGACGAGCTGTCCGGCTTTGTCATGGCGGTGGCGCTGGTACGGCCGACCAAGAGCATTTTCGATGTGGATGTGAAAGCGGTCAAGAAGAAATTGAAAGAAAAGGCGTTCGCCAAGGGAGTCTCGCGCGAGGACGTCTACAAGGGTGCCGAAGAACTGGGCGTCGATTTGGATGAGCACATTCAGTTCGTCATCGAGGCGCTGCAAACCAGAGCGGACGAACTCGGGCTGCGCGGCGTCGCGATGGAAGCGTAG
- a CDS encoding long-chain-fatty-acid--CoA ligase: MKLLDELGILNLTLPDMLEQTCKRFPERSAVYFYGREIDYRTLFGYAQRFAAALSETGIEKGDRVAIMLPNCPQYVIAYYGILMAGGIVVQVNPMSVEREIEHYLTDSGAKAMVVYAPLLPRLAAVPGAAHLRKKIIVELPPAEKTYDDGSVGFESFVASAAGPAPQPELSADEVAVLQYTGGTTGRSKGAMLTHRNLVVNAYQSHILMGGNEQEQERILTVIPLFHVYGMTVAMNGGIVGGGQLVMLPRFDLEEVLQTIQATKPTLFPGVPTMYVAINSHPQAEEYGISSIRLCVSGSAPMPVEVMHEFERKTNGTIIEGYGLSEASPVTHFNPIEKRKPGSIGTPIAFTEAKIVDLADGTTELPPNQPGELVIRGPQVMKGYWNMPDETAATIRDGWLYTGDIAKMDEDGYFYIIDRKKDMIIASGYNIYPRDVEEVLYQHPAVQEAVVVGVPDQYRGETVKAVVVVKQGRSLTEEELIAFCREKLAAYKVPRIVEFRTELPKTAVGKILRRALREEARQSRQQA; this comes from the coding sequence ATGAAATTGTTGGACGAACTGGGGATTCTGAATCTGACGCTGCCCGACATGCTGGAGCAAACATGTAAGCGGTTTCCCGAGCGGAGCGCCGTCTATTTTTACGGTCGCGAGATCGATTACCGGACATTGTTCGGATATGCACAGCGATTTGCCGCTGCACTCAGTGAAACGGGTATTGAAAAAGGGGACCGGGTGGCGATCATGCTGCCCAACTGCCCGCAGTATGTGATCGCCTATTACGGCATCCTGATGGCCGGCGGCATCGTTGTGCAGGTGAATCCGATGTCGGTCGAACGCGAGATTGAGCATTACCTGACCGATTCCGGCGCCAAGGCGATGGTCGTGTACGCTCCCTTGTTGCCGCGGTTGGCCGCAGTTCCTGGGGCCGCCCACTTGCGGAAGAAAATTATCGTTGAACTGCCGCCTGCGGAAAAAACATACGATGACGGTTCGGTTGGATTTGAATCGTTTGTCGCCAGCGCTGCCGGCCCTGCTCCGCAACCGGAGTTGTCGGCCGACGAGGTGGCCGTTCTTCAATACACAGGCGGAACTACCGGCCGTTCGAAAGGTGCGATGCTGACGCACCGCAACCTGGTGGTTAATGCCTACCAAAGCCACATTTTAATGGGGGGAAACGAACAGGAACAGGAACGGATCTTGACGGTGATTCCGCTGTTCCACGTATATGGGATGACAGTGGCGATGAACGGCGGGATCGTCGGCGGCGGGCAATTGGTGATGCTGCCCCGCTTCGATCTGGAGGAAGTGCTGCAAACGATCCAGGCGACCAAACCGACGCTGTTCCCGGGTGTTCCCACGATGTACGTTGCGATCAATTCCCATCCGCAGGCGGAGGAGTACGGAATCTCCTCGATTCGGCTGTGCGTGAGCGGTTCCGCCCCGATGCCGGTGGAAGTGATGCACGAGTTTGAACGGAAGACAAACGGGACGATCATCGAGGGATACGGATTGTCGGAAGCGTCGCCCGTCACCCATTTCAATCCGATCGAGAAGCGGAAACCGGGATCGATCGGCACGCCGATCGCCTTCACCGAAGCGAAAATTGTCGACCTGGCCGACGGAACGACCGAGCTGCCGCCCAATCAGCCGGGCGAACTGGTGATTCGCGGTCCGCAGGTGATGAAAGGATATTGGAACATGCCGGACGAGACGGCCGCCACCATCCGCGATGGCTGGCTGTACACGGGTGACATCGCGAAGATGGATGAAGACGGATACTTCTATATCATCGACCGAAAAAAAGACATGATTATCGCCAGCGGCTACAACATCTATCCGCGTGACGTGGAAGAGGTGCTGTACCAGCACCCGGCGGTGCAGGAGGCCGTAGTGGTTGGCGTTCCCGACCAGTATCGCGGCGAGACGGTGAAAGCGGTGGTCGTCGTCAAGCAGGGCCGGTCGCTCACGGAAGAGGAGTTGATCGCGTTCTGCCGGGAAAAATTGGCCGCCTACAAAGTGCCGCGCATCGTCGAATTCCGGACAGAGCTGCCGAAGACAGCGGTCGGCAAAATTCTGCGGCGGGCGCTGCGGGAAGAAGCACGGCAGTCCCGTCAACAGGCGTGA